CCGGATCCTCGATGTTGGGGTTTGGTTCAGATTTTGGCGGCTTCGCGGTATGTCTCATCGCATCGACAAGGGCCGCATAAAGTATTATGGGTTCAAAGAATTTATGAATGGCTCTGACGGTAGATGGAATTGGATTTTCTGTTGTTGCGTCCAGGGGTAGTGAGGCAGATGGTAAATCAGTTGCAGCGCTCTGAGACATTGTGTAAATAAGAGGTGTGAAGTGTCACAAATAGGAATATATCTCTAGATTTTTCTTGCTCGCTACTGAAGATTGCTGGTATGCTGATGTTAACTAGAGTTGATTTCTATGTAAACTTGAAccattctttatattttttatgcCGCACAGAGTCTTTGCTTGAAAATTACAGTTTTGGTATCTCAATGATGCTTTGAAGTTGGTTCGCGAACCTCCCGCATTACTCCAGACGACTGCAGAAACGCGTTGGGCAGTAAGTGTAATAAATGGGCCAGTACAGCCTCAGAAACAGCCAATCCACTCAAAGCCTGCATGTGATGGATTATGCGGGAGTTTCCCCTAACCAAAGAGGGCACCAATGCCACCACATTTCGGCGGGAGGCCAGGGCAGCCCCTCTAAATCGCAGACTGCCTGATCCAATCAGAGGTGCGTCACACGAGCAACCAGAATCAAATGCACTGACTTGGCACGACCCAATTCGGCTGCGTATCGCAGCCTTGCGCAGTGGAGAAACAGATATTGGCTCATCATATGGGTCTGCGCATGCATTATTGCTTGTAGACTGGTGACGTTATATTCTGCAAGCGAGTGATGGGACCAATGCTGACTTCAGCTCAGCATGGAATCAGATAGAACCTGGGGATGCGATGGAAAGGTATAAATATCTCTGCATTCTGACCGGTGTTCaaatcctcttcctcttttctatcCAGAGTCGGCCGCACGGGCTGGGTCGCCTTTGCCGACTTGGAACACTCAAAAGTTCTGTTCGCGTTCGTTTCCGCTCCGTTGAACCCTATTCCAAGGCGAACTATTGAAACACATCGCCGACATTCTATAACATCTATTACGGCTACGTGGTAAGGTTTTTTTCCTGTCTATTTCTAGTTTCGCCGGGCTATAGATATTGTTATATCCCCGTACATGTATGTTTGGTGCAACGGTAATGCTGATGGTACATGGATCCATAGCTCAACAGGCGCTTAGAAGTAGTGTTGGCATTTGTACAGATACTGATATTGCTTCAATACTGTGCTTTAACCGAACAAGATGTACGAGCCTGATGGGGACTCCCAGACCCGGGTggaggacgatgatgctTCACTGTTGAATATCTTCCAAAGGTACGACGGTTATGACTGGATGTCAGATCCAAAAAGAGTTCTGCTCCAAAGCTCGAATGACCAGCCTCTTATTGATCAGCCCTATTCTCCTGAGTATGAGACTGAGCCCGGGTTAAGCCCAGACAGCAATCTCCAAGGGGGCCATTTTTCGACGCCCATGTCAACTGATCAGTATTCTGGCATGCCAGCCACTCCGTCTCAGCATGATTTGGAATTCAGCAATAACCTGTTGGTTCCTGGTGTTCCTTACCCTCCAATGTAGTGGGAGAGTCAGCCATATGGGCTTGGCTTTGGTCCCACTCCCATTGGATCGGCTGGGCCCTATGCAGGATTGCCAGGGGGTGACGATATTTCTGGACTTGAAGCGGCATGCGATCCAATGTTAAATaaataccaaaaaaaagacgaaaatGATTTACAAAAATATGTACAAAACTATGGGCAAGGTTATCCAAATGACTTTGCGCAAGAACATACACAAGAATATACAGAAAACACTTTTCCGACAAATTATCTGGAGGGAATGAACATAAACAACAGCAGCTTTTCAACATCCGGCTTCAATGAAGTTGGGCCAAGCAATGACTTTGATGACGGGGGAATGGATATTGACCCAGCTCCTCTCGACCTGGGAAACGAGACAGTTGCTGGTAGCACGAGCGCTTCTTTTGCTACCAGTGATTATGATGATCCTTCGTCCGAGGCGGATAATAACGGTTAGCAATTGTCGTTCAATACGTTTTGTGCACATTGTTAAATATTTCTCCAGGCCGCAGCAAATTGAATCATAGATGGTGCTGCAATCGATGGTTTGAAACCAAAAAGGGCAGCTTTTCGTGAGTTCCACCGACTGTCCTATATATGTTCGCATGACTTACAGCTAAAAGGAAACATCTAAGTACGCACAACCCGCATCTCCCGTGTGAGGCGAACCCTGAATACTGCTTTAAAAAGTTTCCTACCAACAAGGAGCGAAAGAAGCACTATCGAACAGAACACAAAGAGTGGGCGAATAAAAATGGCATTCCCGACACGAGCTGCTCTTGTGAGGCCTGCGAAAAAGAGTTCACTAGGCCTGATAATAGAACGAGGCATTTGAAAAGGTTTCCAAAGTGCCTTGCAGAGATCGAACGAATGAAAAACGAGGAATCATGAGTTGTCGTCATTATTCGAaatttccccttttcttttctttttttttttttttttttttttttgtctctttatTTTGTGATGAGGAAAGGTAGCATGCGATGTGCAAGTAAGTTTTATACTGAAAATGCTCTTCTAATGGTGTGAAGTCTGCGATGTGGAATGAGCCTGATGTTTagcaaacaacaaaaaaaaattaaaaatgaGTaaatgcaaagaaaaaaaaaaactaaaatatatgcaaaaaatacacacaaaaaaaagtcttatTCATTTCTCAAATAATTGATCCTTTTGCGAGCTTCGCAAAGTGAAGCCAAATTGCCGTGTTCTGAAAAATGCATATCTCCCGATAAAGCAATAATATGTACCAATTACAGTCAGCCATTTATACGTCATGCCGGACCTTGACTACTCGTGAACAAGAACTATATGGCAGCTCATTTACTGATTCAGCTGCTCATTATATTCATCGCACTCTCTGGAAAGAGAATAATTGTAATTTGATTTCCGACTCTTGATGACTATTTCGACCTTTTCTTTAGTCTAATTTCGCACATCCATCCTCTTCAGCTACAGTCACATTCACTCCCATGTCGCCATGGCCATCCTGACATTCACCCTCAGTGAGGAGGGCGTAACGGCGTTTCGCGACGCCCTCAATTGCTTAAGCAAGTTTAGCGAAGATGTGTCCATCGAAGCGCGAAAAGATTCGGTGAGTAATCTTCTCTTGAAATTGTCTCTACGTCGATACCGGCTGCTAATTCGACGAGTAGTTCTTCCTATCCACAATGAACACATCAAAGTCAGCCTACGCGAGCTTCCGGTTTGCGACCAACCGGTTTTTTGGACGTTACCAGTACCAAGCCACAGGACAGTTTCAAGACAAGTTCTACTGCTCCATGTATATACGAGTAAGGTCTGCTCTTTGCGGATAGGATTCTACCAAGTGAGTGGCGGCTGACTGGATTGCCTCTCCGTCTTTCTAGGGCTTGATCTCTCTCTTCCGTAGTAGATCTGGAGTGGAGTCTCGGGGAGATGTAGACAAACAAACCATCATAGACCGGTGCGACGTCGccattgaagatggagaaggcgtcAAAAGCCGTTTTATCGCCCGCATAATTTTTAGGAATGGACTGACAGCTACACATCGACTCCCGTTTGAAGTCAGCATGCCGGTACACGCTAAATTCAACAGGCAGGAAGCCCTATATCACTGGAGTATCTCATCAAGAACGTTGAAGCAGCTGGTGGACCACTTTGGGCCTGGAACAGAGTACCTCGAGGTCAACACCGATGGCGACCATGTCAACTTCACTTGCTTTAGCGAGAAGACTATTAGCGACGATGGTATGATGGAATAGCACCTAATCATCAGTCTCATGGAGCGGGCGAGCTAACGTGTGAAACAGCGGTTCTTAAGAAACCTCTGCATACCTCGATTTCTGTTGAAACAGACGAATTCGACGACATTGACGTAGAGGACAAGCTCCAAATCGTCGTCTCCATCAAGGACATTCGAGCAATTACTCAGCACGCAGCCATTACTGGCAACGCCATTGCCGCACGATATTCCCTTCCTGCACGACCAATGCAATTATCGTACGCCAGCGACGCCATCTCTTGCGAATTCCTCATCATGACAGTAGGCGAGCGAGGCGGCAATCCTGCGCAAAGGACCAAAAAGGCCCGTAAGGGCGCCTCAAGTAGCAACAACCATATCCCGCCACATCTAGAAGCCACTTCACGTCGCACAAGCGCAGCACCTTCGCAGACCTCGGCTGAGATTCAGCGACAACAATCCGAAATGCCACCACCGGCATCATCACGGCAGCCACCGAACCCAACCCCTCGGTTGAGTGCTGCTAAAGCGAGCGCCTCACGCATTGGCGCTTTTGATTTCCGACCTTCACAGAGACCACCGCCGCCTACACTGAGATCTGAAAGCCTCTTTGTCGAGGATGAGGCGTGGGAGCCCGTTagggacgaggatgaggacggtGACGAAAATGCAAGATTGGAATGGGATCATAGTGCTGACCCTGTAAGTGACCTGGTGAATTGCTGATAATGTTTTGTGACTGACTTGGAGACAAGAATCCTTCTATTTCGCATATGAGCCGCGGCGATGACATTCGTACTGGTAGCTATGAGCCAACAAACGATATAGACGCCACAGGAGCAGCGGCCGAGTCAACATACGTGGATCCAACTCAGAGACTGTCCGATGTCAAAGGCTTGAATCTGTTTCCCGACTGAAGCTGAGGTCAAGAAGCATCATGCATTCACTATTCTTCACGTTAGGGTTTGGTTACTATTGGAAGAGATGGTGGTTTTAGCTGGATGTAATAGATATCCAGCTAGTGGCACAACCGGCGCCTATGTTATCTATTTTACTCTCTGGGGGGATATGCTTTGACGATGCAATGACATTCCATCTTCCCTTGACGTCATTATTGTCCACTTGCGGTCCGCAGTTGCCATGTTCTCCCCAACCCCAAGACAAAACATCACCCTCTACAGAGAGTGCAACGACGTGTTcgctgccaatggcaatCTTGTCGATAGAGGGGAGATTTGGCGGCGGTAGTTGACCATGATCATCTCGCCCCCAGGCTTTCAAGCTTCCATCTAGTCCAAGGATGTAAAAATTGCCCCAGCTTGCTCCGACATCCTTCCATGGCGGAGCTGTTGAAGGGGCATCCGAAGTTAGTCCCCATTTGTCTGACCCCAGGACACGTAGGTTGCCGCTCCCAGATTCTCCAAAGAGACATGTAGACTCCTTGGCACAAACTGCTCTGACGACTTTGAAGCTCAAGCCCTCGACTTTCCTAGGAGAATAGATGACTGCGCCGGGTTCGCCAACCTGAGACTTGCGGCAATTTCCCCAGCCATACACATCGCCATTGTCCAAAACTGCAACGACGTGTCCCATACATGCTGACAGGTCCACAACCTCAGTCCCGGCTGGAGGAAAGTCTTTAACCCTTGTAGCTGACGACGTCCGAACAATTAATTCGCCCAATCCCAGCTCTCCTTTCTGCCCGATGCCGAGACTGAATACCTTGGTTCGCTTTCCCTGCTCATCTTTAGTCACAATGACAGATGCCTCCCAGGTCGCCGCAACGAGAGCAATCTCTCCGGCTGGTTCATCCTTTGAGAGCCGAGCTTCTAGAAAAACCGGCACGTTTGGGAATGGACTCAGCCCGCAGGCTCCACTGGCCGGGTCTCCACTCCAATATAGTTTGCCAGATTCCGTGAGAAGCAGAGTGTGATTTCCGCCAGCTGCGACTTTGACAATTCGAGAGCTGGGCTGCTCAGGATGGAAGAGCACAGGCTTTGGCACAGAGACATCTTCCCTGTGGCTTATACCGAGTTGGCCGGATCCATTGGAGCCAATGGCATATACGGCATCCATTTTTGAAAAAATTACTAGCCAAGCACGATTATGGCGAAACCGGACAAAGCTCTTTCGTGTGGTGCGGGATACTGCCTTGAAGCTGACTTGACAAGCCCGGATAGCTGCATGGGCGTCTTTATTTCGGCATTCCCACGATATCGATATCGGACTATCGAGCCAATGCCCCGCTACGCCGCTACGTTGTGCTTACTCAGCAATCCTTTGATACCCACCTAAACCTACCGGCCCATATTTAACCACATCTCgcgaactttttttttctttttcagcttcttccaaTCCTAAACCTCAACccaacctttttttctcttcctcgctTTTCACCAAGCAGGCTgaataaaagagaagacagGAGAGGACTCTGTGAATACAGCAATTGGAGACCTGTGCTTTCAAGATTCGCGTCGGGCAGCAGGCGCAATGGCTTCGACACCAGTCGCCATCATTCCGGCGGGGATGGAAAACTTCACCGTCGGGCTGATTGGCATGGGCGACATGGGCAGGATGTACGCCGAGAGATTGTCTGAAGCTGGCTGGAGGTGAGTTTTTTGCATTGATGTGACGTCGGATATGTTTTCTTTCCGCCTCTGGGGGAtctgtctcttttttcaAGGTAAGCATAACTcctcgttttctttctccccaTCGCCGCCCACACAGTTTTTCATGATGACAAGAGCGCATTTGGCTCGAGTATTGTGCAAGGACGCCTGGCCACCGTTCCGGTTGGTCAGGCTCAGCCTTGTGCTTTCGGTGATGAAAAAGCTAGCTACCTAACTTTTTTTGTCTGAAAAAATTCTTCAttaccctttttattttgactcatctttctttcttcacaTAAGCAAAGAAGCTAACAGTCAAAAAGAACTCTAGATTTACACTTTGGCCAATCATGGTTCCCATTTCACGTAGACTTTCTTGATCGCTATTCCCAAGACCGAGTAATTAACGTACAAGTTTCTTTCCAGAATCCTGGCGTGTGACAGAGAAGATAAATACGATAgcctaaaagaaaaatacaatgGAAAAGTACGCAACGCGCTGTTTTCTAAATGTTATAGTGATATCTCTTCGCTGCctctttttcatcttttttctttttcttcgcaCTTCATattattctcttttcccatcgTGACCGAACTCAGATGCTGAAGCctgtctctctccttctagAAGAACATTGAGATTCTGCGAAATGGCCACCTCGTATCCCGTGCGAGCGACTACATCATCTACAGTGTTGAAGCCGCCTTCATTGATCGTGTGATTGCTCAGTATGGACCTTGTAGGCGCATCAATCATGTCCTTCTAAAACACAAGTGTGTCCAACTTGACTAACATGATGACTGCCATCTAGCAACCAAGATGGGCGCCATCGTCGGCGGCCAGACATCGTGCAAATCTCCCGAGATCGCAGCTTTCGAAGCTCACCTCCCCTCAGACGTCTACATCCTCTCCTGCCACTCTCTCCACGGCCCTGGCGTCGATCCCAAAGGGCAGCCGCTCGTTCTCATCCAGCACCGAGCCCCAGATGAAGCTCTTCACAAGGTCGAAGCCGTCCTGAGCTGTCTCCAGTCCAAGTTTGTCTATCTCTCAGCCAAAGAGCACGACCGCATCACCGCCGACACCCAAGCCGTCACCCACGCCGCCTTCTTATCCATGGGCAAAGCATGGCACGCCAACGCCCAGTACCCCTGGGAACTCAGCCGCTACATCGGCGGCCTCGAAAACGTCAAGATGAACATCATGCTGCGCATCTACTCCCAGAAATGGCACGTCTACGCCGGcctcgccatcctcaacCCCGAAGCCCGCGACCAAGTCGCCCAGTACGCCAAATCCGTCACCGAGCTCTACAAGCTCATGCTGGAAGGCAACCTCGAGGGCCTCAAGGCCCGCATCTACGCCGCCCGCGATAAAGTCTTTGGCCCGTCAAAAACCTGGGCCAACCGCCCCCTGCTCGAGGCCTCCATCCTCACGTCCTTCTCCCTGGGCACCCTCACGGCCGAGACGCCCGCCCGCCCCAACAACCACCTCTCGCTGCTCGCCATGGTTGACTGCTGGGCCGAGCTGGGCATCGTGCCCTACGACCACATGCTCTGCAGCACGCCGCTGTTCCGCCTGCGCCTGGGCGTCACGGAGCACCTCTTCCGCAACACCGAGATGCTCGACGAGACGCTGCGCACGGCGACCGAGGACAAGCGCTACCGCAGCGACGACCTGGAGTTTACCTTTGCGGCGAGGGGCTGGGCCGAGTGCGTCACGCTGGGCCACTTTGAAACGTGGGAGAAGCGCTTCGTCAGCACGCAGGAGTTTTTCCAGCCGCGGTTTGCGGATGCCAAGAAGGTTGGcgatgagatgatgaagaaggtgCAGGCGAGTATGGATGAGAACCTCAAGCTGGATGAGAAATGAACGAGGTTGGATGAAATGTGAAATGGAGAAACGTACATGTTTATGTTATGAGTATGATTTGCTTGGATAttggttttttattttggaTTACCCTAGAGCGATGGATAGAGCTTACAGTTTTGGACTGGGTAAGAGGAGGgagttttcttttgtattccttttttttttttttttttttttttacaaaatTTCTTTCATTGTAGATGAATTTCTAGAAACACTATACATACAATGAATCAAACGGTTATAGAATAAGTAGCAAGTGTATGGATTCTATTACTCTATCTCAGTGCAAGAAGCAGCATAGAAGAAAAACTCCCCGTCGGTTGAGCAAATGTCCGCCCCCCTGAAAAGCATCATCTCGCTCATCGATCTAATATATCACATTGACTCAAACAAACGCTACCAAGCTTTGAAACCGAAACAAGTATAGTACagagaagaaatgcaaatTAAAAGAGCCCTGTGAGGAGAGTATTGAATCAGGCCTGCGTAATAACATCTGGAACCCCTAGCTCGACGCTCTCTTCTAGCACTGCTATGCCATGAGGAACTTTTAGGGGCGAGGGAGTAAACTTTTTGCTCGCTGGGTGTGACGATCCAGCAGCTGGTTTGTTTGATGATTCGTCAAGGCTCAGCTCACGAAGATGGCCGATGACACGACCTTCAGCTGGCTGCGATGTATCTGTTTCGGATGATGGTGCGCTCTGTGCTCTCTTGGAGGAAGTGCTACTGCAAAGATGATATTTATTACTCCAGACACTAAATAATTAATGCAGTTagaaagctgctgcagcttacCTGTGATCATCTTCTGTATTCTCATTTCCCGGCAGATTGTTTACTGAAGGAGGAGGTGTCCATTGCTGTGGATCAAAAGTATTCGATGTAGTATTTTCTGAAAGCGCACCCAGATTCTCGCACCCAGGAGAGTACTTCAAATGTCCAGAGGTGATGTTGGATACCATGGGCATTAGAGACCAGTCATAGTCCGCATCATACTCTTCTATCTCGGCGTCATCTGTTCGTCTTGTCCATAGAATACGTCCGCGAGCGATCTGGGCGTCGAGCAAATCCATGACGCTCATCGTCGACGCGGGCGAGTCGTGCTCTGTGCTGGCAGGAGAAGAGCGAGGCTGTCATCAGATTGTTATTAGTCCGAACATTGACGTAGTCTAACAATACTTTAAACTCACCAAGGGGACTGGGCGACAACCTATATTCAGGAGGATGCTCGCATCTATGACAGGccgctggccaaggaggTGAAAGCTGTACCCAGCTGCGGCAGTAGGAGGTACTTCCCCGTTAGCAACGGCGTTGAGACTGAGAAATGCGCGGTCTGCGTAACTAGGTCGACAGTTTTGGCAGACACGGTACTGGCATTCCTCTTGCGGGCTACACAACCACGGTTTTTGAAGCCCAATGCTACACGAAGCACTATCTAACCCGTAGGGCTGAGCGAGGCGGCTGAGGATCGCGGCACTGCTCTTCTGAATTTTGTCTCGCTGGATAGCAAGCTGGACCTGTGTGATGATTAGCAGCAGAACGGCAGATGTGCACAGCTTCGAGCATCGAATTGTACCTACATTTTCACGTTGTCTCAGTATTTTTGCAATTTGGTCGGGATGATAACTTGCAAGCTGTTTCTGGCTAATCTCCTTGAAGAAGCTAAGACGATCTTCGCGAGCAGCAGGAGTCCCTTTCCGTATGCCCATCATTGGGGTCAGTTGACAGCCGACATGATCCATATTGACCTGCAAGAGCGACAATTAGTATTTCGCATAAATGACGAGCAGGAACACCCGATTTTTCCAGCATCTTGTTGCCATACAAACTCTCCTTGCCTCACGGCGTGTTCGATCAGGTCCTCTCTATCTTGCGTACACTGGTACAGCCATCCAGACGGGCCAGGATAGCGACAGCTGGAACAGAGGAGAGTTGGGCTGTAGATCCTCGTCATTGTGGCGTGGGTGCATTGCGGTTCAAACGTTGGATGCCTGTGGAGGCCTGGAGGAGTGTGTTGATACATGGTGGGAATCTGGACGATTTTGAACTTGGATTTCTTCGACGAAGAGCAACTTTGCGATTTCCAGAGCTGGTGCCTCCAAAAGCAagaggaagggaaaagatACCCGAGAAAAGAGAATCCCTAGCCACTTTGAATCGTAACAATGCTTGGACGAAGAATGCTGATGGGAGTGAAATGTAGGGCAATGGAGAAGCCGGCTATAATTTCGATGTAAAAAGATGAAAGCTGATGACTTTTGGGTTTTCTCCATTCTCTTTCTGCCTCCGAGACGAATCCAGGGCTTTAGGTGAACGGGACAGCTGAAAGACAGAAGCTTCCAGGCGGTCAGGCACTGCGCGTGTCTGTCTGCCAGTGCCAACCTCGAGGCGAGCAGCCGCCATTGCAGTGCTGAGGGTCAACTGGGCGAGGTCTGTATAGTGGCTCTGCTCATTCGGCCGAGGCCAGTGCTAAAACCAAAGCCTTGGGTTGAGCTTCACGTAGTTCGTTATGAATGGTCTTAGCAGTGCTTCCAAATGGAGCATAAATAATATTGATGATTCAACGGCTGTGTCATCTATGCTTATGCTAACTGTGTTACAGCGCAACAGCTCGGGGCAACTGCAGGCTTGATGTTTGGGCGGCACAGAATGGTCCAAGAGGCGCATAGTTTGTGTAACAGCGAGCTTGATATGTTAATAGGTACTAGTTATCATGATGAATTGTGCCGTTGACGAGAAGCCGGGCTTGCTACAGACAGTATTGGCAAACAAGACGCAAGACGGAACACTCCAGCCAATTAGCTGTAATAGCACCTTGGTAGACACTCCCAACACTTGCTgtctacctaggtaggtacctacctggTAGTGGTCTAGCATCGCACATACAAGGCTCTGGCATCTCTACGCATTCTCGATACCAGCAAATCAGCATCAGCCGCTGCACAAGACACTGCGCCATTGTCTGTTTATTGACAATAATGCCCATCTCCTTTGATTACCATCGCCTGTAGCAGCATGCACTAGCTCGCATAGGACGCAATATTGGCCAATGAACGCGCGGGGATGTCTCTGCTATCGGCCCTCCACAATATTGTATGTACGTCACTTATCGGGCCCAATAGCAACAGGAACCTAAAAACtccaaacacacacacatacacacacacgcagctgctgctgacacacacaaacaatcgagctgctgcagatacCGCCGCCTCTCCTAAGCCCGCTTGCAGCATCGCGTACTGCCGAGGTGGGAATAACAATGGCCTGTGCGTCGACGTCGTGCAAACGCTGCCACTGCCGGCACACGAAGCTGATCGGAGGCGTTCTTGACAGCAAATTAGGCGGTGCAGTCATCGTCCATCTGCACCATGCACGACACGCGCGTGGCTAAGCTGCGCACGCCCAAGCCCAGATTGGCACCTTGAGCAAGCATCCGGCAGCCACTGCGACCATCCAATCTCGCTCCCCCAGCCGCCTTCTTCGGCGCGGCCAGGgaccaagagaaaaaaaaaataagatgGTTGctgtggagaagagaaaatcaCGACGGTCCCGTCAATAAAGCCTCGCAAGGGTCGGCGATCCAGCCAATGGCACGCGCGGCAGCTCAGCGCAGCTCTCAGCAGAGCAAAAACAAACGGGCTCGTAACCCGTAAGCTAAAGAGCCTTGACCCTGTCCAGAGGCGTCGCTCCGGCTGCTCTCATCATCTCAACCCCTGCATGCGCTGCGTCTTAGCCTCGACCCAACTCTCCAATCGAGAGGCCGCAGGCGCCCACAATTCGCCCACAGAGCGCCCACTTTCAGCCAGCAACAGAGTCGCGACGCCTGCGCTGCCCGATCGTGCGACCCGTTTGGGCCCTCCCAGCCTTTCTTTAATCCCAGCAGCTTCgacgcagctccagctcagccCAAGAAGCTTGCTTGCAGGTGCGGGAAATATGGAGCGGCCACGCCAAACGCGTCTCTTGATTCGGCCAGGCTCCCGCCCGAAGCCCAAAGCAGATACAAGTTTATTGCCTGCCAGCGGCTGTCCTGCACCGTAATACAAGAAAATACGGGGGGCTATGGATTATCAGGTACGAAACAAATCTCAGGTCAACAGACGGTCGCACCTCGTGTACGGAGGCTAGAAGGGTGTACTTGTCCACCGTCCGTCCTCTGCTGCCGCATCGCTGCCACCAGCCGGACAGCTAAGAGGTACCAGCTTCATCCTGTCCACCCAGCCTCTCTCA
The Trichoderma asperellum chromosome 7, complete sequence DNA segment above includes these coding regions:
- a CDS encoding uncharacterized protein (BUSCO:EOG092D49PH); the protein is MDAVYAIGSNGSGQLGISHREDVSVPKPVLFHPEQPSSRIVKVAAGGNHTLLLTESGKLYWSGDPASGACGLSPFPNVPVFLEARLSKDEPAGEIALVAATWEASVIVTKDEQGKRTKVFSLGIGQKGELGLGELIVRTSSATRVKDFPPAGTEVVDLSACMGHVVAVLDNGDVYGWGNCRKSQVGEPGAVIYSPRKVEGLSFKVVRAVCAKESTCLFGESGSGNLRVLGSDKWGLTSDAPSTAPPWKDVGASWGNFYILGLDGSLKAWGRDDHGQLPPPNLPSIDKIAIGSEHVVALSVEGDVLSWGWGEHGNCGPQVDNNDVKGRWNVIASSKHIPPESKIDNIGAGCATSWISITSS
- a CDS encoding uncharacterized protein (EggNog:ENOG41), whose translation is MYQHTPPGLHRHPTFEPQCTHATMTRIYSPTLLCSSCRYPGPSGWLYQCTQDREDLIEHAVRQGEFVNMDHVGCQLTPMMGIRKGTPAAREDRLSFFKEISQKQLASYHPDQIAKILRQRENVQLAIQRDKIQKSSAAILSRLAQPYGLDSASCSIGLQKPWLCSPQEECQYRVCQNCRPSYADRAFLSLNAVANGEVPPTAAAGYSFHLLGQRPVIDASILLNIGCRPVPLPRSSPASTEHDSPASTMSVMDLLDAQIARGRILWTRRTDDAEIEEYDADYDWSLMPMVSNITSGHLKYSPGCENLGALSENTTSNTFDPQQWTPPPSVNNLPGNENTEDDHSSTSSKRAQSAPSSETDTSQPAEGRVIGHLRELSLDESSNKPAAGSSHPASKKFTPSPLKVPHGIAVLEESVELGVPDVITQA
- a CDS encoding uncharacterized protein (EggNog:ENOG41), translating into MDHVGCQLTPMMGIRKGTPAAREDRLSFFKEISQKQLASYHPDQIAKILRQRENVQLAIQRDKIQKSSAAILSRLAQPYGLDSASCSIGLQKPWLCSPQEECQYRVCQNCRPSYADRAFLSLNAVANGEVPPTAAAGYSFHLLGQRPVIDASILLNIGCRPVPLPRSSPASTEHDSPASTMSVMDLLDAQIARGRILWTRRTDDAEIEEYDADYDWSLMPMVSNITSGHLKYSPGCENLGALSENTTSNTFDPQQWTPPPSVNNLPGNENTEDDHSTSSKRAQSAPSSETDTSQPAEGRVIGHLRELSLDESSNKPAAGSSHPASKKFTPSPLKVPHGIAVLEESVELGVPDVITQA